Proteins encoded together in one Ictidomys tridecemlineatus isolate mIctTri1 chromosome 3, mIctTri1.hap1, whole genome shotgun sequence window:
- the LOC144376379 gene encoding uncharacterized protein LOC144376379 isoform X2 — MSEAVCIQVDQGTNWGPKELLKDLLWPRCTTQAPPRSGKAAPVQKGMAEQGAQLPQTFRVLKGKPTEHPLAVRGVNKYYNASTLKKKNLRFPPTEKDCFPSGTPALNTNGPETSAIVMEEEDGDGEVQPFTAPQRGHTRPGMAEQGAQLPQTFRVLKGRPTEHPLAVRGVNKCYNASTLKKKNLSFPPTEKDCFPSGRPALNTKWPEKLAIVMEEEDGDGEEQPSTAPQLGHTRPGPETSAIVMEEGDGDGDVRPFTAP, encoded by the exons ATGTCCGAGGCGGTCTGCATTCAGGTGGACCAGGGGACCAACTGGGGGCCAAAAGAACTCCTTAAAGACCTCCTTTGGCCCAGGTGCACCACTCAGGCCCCCCCAAGGAGTGGCAAGGCTGCACCTGTACAGAAG ggCATGGCAGAGCAGGGGGCTCAGTTGCCACAAACCTTCAGGGTCCTCAAAGGAAAGCCAACGGAGCATCCTCTAGCTGTGCGGGGTGTCAACAAGTATTATAACGCCAgcaccttgaagaagaaaaatctcagatttcCTCCTACTG AGAAGGATTGCTTCCCTTCTGGAACACCAGCA CTGAACACCAATGGACCGGAAACATCAGCAATAGTAATGGAGGAAGAGGATGGTGATGGAGAGGTGCAGCCTTTCACTGCCCCACAACGTGGCCACACAAGACCA ggCATGGCAGAGCAGGGGGCTCAGTTGCCACAAACCTTCAGGGTCCTCAAAGGAAGGCCAACGGAGCATCCTCTAGCTGTGCGGGGTGTCAACAAGTGTTATAACGCCAgcaccttgaagaagaaaaatctcagctTTCCTCCTACTG agaaggatTGCTTCCCTTCTGGAAGACCAGCA CTGAACACCAAGTGGCCGGAAAAATTAGCAATTGTAATGGAGGAAGAGGATGGTGATGGAGAGGAACAACCTTCCACTGCCCCACAACTTGGCCATACAAGACCA
- the LOC144376379 gene encoding uncharacterized protein LOC144376379 isoform X3 produces the protein MSEAVCIQVDQGTNWGPKELLKDLLWPRCTTQAPPRSGKAAPVQKGMAEQGAQLPQTFRVLKGKPTEHPLAVRGVNKYYNASTLKKKNLRFPPTEKDCFPSGTPALNTNGPETSAIVMEEEDGDGEVQPFTAPQRGHTRPGMAEQGAQLPQTFRVLKGRPTEHPLAVRGVNKCYNASTLKKKNLSFPPTEKDCFPSGRPALNTKWPEKLAIVMEEEDGDGEEQPSTAPQLGHTRPHPVPNMAKGLTS, from the exons ATGTCCGAGGCGGTCTGCATTCAGGTGGACCAGGGGACCAACTGGGGGCCAAAAGAACTCCTTAAAGACCTCCTTTGGCCCAGGTGCACCACTCAGGCCCCCCCAAGGAGTGGCAAGGCTGCACCTGTACAGAAG ggCATGGCAGAGCAGGGGGCTCAGTTGCCACAAACCTTCAGGGTCCTCAAAGGAAAGCCAACGGAGCATCCTCTAGCTGTGCGGGGTGTCAACAAGTATTATAACGCCAgcaccttgaagaagaaaaatctcagatttcCTCCTACTG AGAAGGATTGCTTCCCTTCTGGAACACCAGCA CTGAACACCAATGGACCGGAAACATCAGCAATAGTAATGGAGGAAGAGGATGGTGATGGAGAGGTGCAGCCTTTCACTGCCCCACAACGTGGCCACACAAGACCA ggCATGGCAGAGCAGGGGGCTCAGTTGCCACAAACCTTCAGGGTCCTCAAAGGAAGGCCAACGGAGCATCCTCTAGCTGTGCGGGGTGTCAACAAGTGTTATAACGCCAgcaccttgaagaagaaaaatctcagctTTCCTCCTACTG agaaggatTGCTTCCCTTCTGGAAGACCAGCA CTGAACACCAAGTGGCCGGAAAAATTAGCAATTGTAATGGAGGAAGAGGATGGTGATGGAGAGGAACAACCTTCCACTGCCCCACAACTTGGCCATACAAGACCA